From Clostridia bacterium, the proteins below share one genomic window:
- a CDS encoding ATP-grasp domain-containing protein, with amino-acid sequence MKKITKSKVIMFGMPSTEHDISIITACLFENANYKKIYIDKSNKWWLIENSLTPKQYTNCSGIPCIILPNSKFLYKIKGNRLKKLFEIDLALLAFHGGSGENGDIQGLLEIADIPYVSPSSSLSHVCYDKYLTKLVLASSGLNVVEYELIRKQDYLTNCQNVVQTVESKFAYPLIVKPTKQGSSIGVSKVENRTQLLKAIETAMFYDEFVLVEKFVCAQEINVAVMRYLDGYIVSCLEQPLKNQEVFSFADKYLAQGGKFTSPILNEHSKEEEISNLALKIATSLNASGVMRIDLLIEDKIYVNEINTIPGNLAYHLFANKYTKTEFVEMLGKQAKIENIKKHSLVNSYQTSVLEANSFAKTKLKK; translated from the coding sequence ATGAAAAAAATAACAAAAAGCAAAGTAATAATGTTTGGTATGCCTTCAACCGAACACGACATTTCAATAATAACCGCTTGTCTGTTTGAAAATGCCAACTATAAAAAAATATACATAGATAAATCAAATAAGTGGTGGCTAATTGAGAATAGCTTAACGCCTAAGCAATATACAAATTGTTCGGGCATACCTTGCATAATTTTACCAAACAGCAAATTTTTATATAAAATAAAAGGCAATAGGCTTAAAAAACTGTTTGAGATTGATTTAGCCTTGCTAGCCTTTCACGGCGGAAGCGGAGAAAACGGCGATATACAAGGACTGCTTGAAATTGCCGATATCCCCTATGTTTCGCCGAGTTCTAGCCTAAGTCACGTTTGCTACGACAAATATTTAACCAAACTTGTCCTTGCAAGTAGCGGTTTAAACGTAGTCGAATACGAATTGATACGCAAGCAAGATTATCTTACAAATTGTCAAAATGTTGTTCAAACGGTTGAGTCAAAATTTGCTTATCCTTTAATTGTAAAGCCTACAAAACAAGGTTCAAGCATTGGCGTAAGCAAAGTTGAAAATCGTACGCAACTATTAAAGGCAATAGAAACGGCGATGTTTTACGACGAATTTGTCCTTGTTGAAAAGTTTGTATGCGCACAAGAAATTAACGTAGCAGTCATGCGTTATCTTGATGGGTATATAGTTTCTTGTCTTGAACAACCGCTTAAAAATCAAGAAGTCTTTTCATTTGCAGATAAATACTTAGCGCAAGGGGGCAAATTTACCAGTCCTATTCTCAACGAGCATAGCAAAGAAGAAGAAATATCTAACCTTGCGCTTAAAATTGCAACCTCGCTTAACGCAAGCGGAGTTATGCGTATTGACTTATTGATTGAAGACAAAATCTACGTAAACGAGATAAACACTATTCCCGGTAATCTTGCTTATCACCTATTCGCTAACAAATATACCAAAACCGAATTTGTTGAAATGCTAGGCAAACAAGCTAAAATTGAAAACATAAAAAAACACTCGCTTGTAAACAGTTACCAAACGAGTGTGCTAGAAGCTAATAGTTTTGCAAAGACTAAGCTTAAAAAGTAA
- a CDS encoding galactokinase family protein — translation MSYYSSIYGDLPKEYTKARYDSVAQLFALKFGKVEAVFTASGRCELLGNHTDHNNGKVLVSAINRDIIGFAKKNNTDVINIISDFGQICLNCNEIAKRQDEINTSLAIVRGILKGFSNNNYIKSGFDCVCSSNIPYASGLSSSAAFEILIGNILNGLFNNNSIGKMQLAKIGQYAENEYFGKPCGLLDQCGVSYGKLSYIDFANPSDILVKTLSVKLDRQILLIKTLDDHAKLGAYYAQIKDDMVSVAKIFGKNYLRQVDEQEFMAYYNCHEKTRELKRSFHFFNENNRVELAYTALTKGDLPTFYNLVNQSGISSRDYLGNCSIDNETNSPLLAIIEGVKDIYPDCAVRVHGGGFRGSVLAFVNKDAKKQLILEQKFGKENILEVGFNISLAQIEIDKLF, via the coding sequence ATGAGTTACTATTCTTCTATTTATGGCGATTTACCAAAGGAATATACTAAGGCTAGGTACGATAGTGTCGCCCAACTCTTTGCATTAAAATTCGGCAAGGTCGAGGCTGTTTTTACCGCCTCCGGCAGGTGCGAACTACTTGGAAACCATACCGACCACAACAACGGTAAAGTTCTTGTAAGCGCAATTAATCGTGATATTATCGGCTTTGCTAAAAAAAATAATACAGATGTAATCAATATTATAAGCGACTTTGGGCAAATTTGCCTTAACTGTAACGAAATTGCAAAAAGACAAGACGAAATTAACACCAGTTTAGCCATTGTAAGAGGTATTCTTAAAGGTTTTTCAAATAATAATTATATTAAGAGCGGTTTCGATTGTGTTTGTTCAAGCAATATACCTTACGCTTCGGGCTTATCAAGTTCGGCTGCATTTGAAATATTAATTGGAAACATCTTAAACGGACTGTTTAACAATAATTCGATAGGAAAAATGCAACTTGCTAAAATCGGGCAATACGCCGAAAACGAATATTTCGGCAAACCTTGCGGATTGCTTGACCAATGTGGCGTTTCTTATGGAAAACTAAGCTATATTGACTTTGCAAATCCTAGCGACATTTTGGTAAAAACCCTCTCGGTTAAGCTTGACCGACAAATATTGCTAATTAAAACGCTTGACGACCACGCAAAATTAGGCGCTTACTACGCTCAAATTAAAGACGATATGGTAAGCGTTGCTAAAATATTTGGTAAAAATTATCTTAGACAGGTCGACGAACAAGAATTTATGGCTTACTATAACTGCCACGAAAAGACAAGGGAGCTTAAACGCTCTTTCCACTTCTTTAACGAAAATAATCGAGTTGAACTTGCATATACAGCCCTTACAAAAGGCGACTTACCTACATTTTACAATTTAGTTAATCAATCGGGCATAAGCAGTAGAGATTACTTAGGAAATTGTAGCATAGATAACGAAACAAATTCGCCCCTACTTGCAATAATCGAAGGCGTAAAAGATATTTATCCAGATTGCGCCGTAAGAGTTCACGGAGGGGGGTTTAGAGGAAGCGTGCTTGCTTTTGTAAATAAAGATGCAAAAAAGCAACTAATACTTGAACAAAAATTTGGCAAAGAAAATATTCTTGAAGTTGGTTTTAATATTAGCTTGGCTCAAATTGAAATAGATAAACTTTTTTAG
- the tsaB gene encoding tRNA (adenosine(37)-N6)-threonylcarbamoyltransferase complex dimerization subunit type 1 TsaB, with amino-acid sequence MNTLIIDTTSAKQYCILLKEEEVDSVIEQGLQSVNLNLNIKTLLERNNLALSDISVFAVNVGTGSFTGIRIGIASIKGFLTALPKSRAIAINTLQVVAYTKQGDSVVLQDAGRNLFYCATYNRNIEIVAPHIIEEKEKIALLEKGGILYDLASDYTKQICQCVKDKIALNDFCDQLQPIYLRRPQAIEELNTQKLQELTKNDTTINQ; translated from the coding sequence ATGAACACCTTGATAATTGACACAACTAGCGCAAAACAATATTGCATACTATTAAAAGAAGAAGAAGTCGACAGCGTAATCGAGCAAGGCTTGCAAAGCGTCAATCTTAACTTAAACATCAAAACTTTGCTGGAAAGAAACAATCTTGCGCTAAGCGATATTTCGGTCTTTGCCGTCAACGTCGGCACGGGCAGTTTTACAGGCATTAGAATAGGTATCGCTAGCATAAAAGGCTTTTTAACCGCTTTACCAAAAAGCCGAGCGATAGCTATTAACACTTTGCAAGTTGTAGCATATACTAAACAAGGCGATAGCGTAGTTTTACAAGACGCAGGACGAAATTTATTCTATTGCGCAACTTACAACAGAAATATTGAGATAGTCGCTCCGCATATTATAGAAGAAAAAGAAAAAATAGCCTTGCTTGAAAAAGGCGGAATACTCTACGACCTAGCAAGCGATTACACTAAACAAATATGCCAATGTGTAAAAGATAAAATTGCCTTAAATGACTTCTGCGACCAACTGCAACCGATTTATTTGCGTAGACCTCAGGCAATTGAAGAACTTAACACACAAAAATTACAAGAGTTAACTAAAAATGATACGACAATTAACCAATAA
- a CDS encoding alpha-galactosidase translates to MQYFKLDTLNTSYIFEVMDSGHLQQLYYGKKIANPCEITPLEEKLGTSLGTTVAYSAKFPTLNLNNLSQEISTSGKGDYREPFILVKNSNGSLVSNFLFSRAEHISNFELDELPSSYAKTDTLAITLTDKGANLDLILYYSTFADCDIITRSAKLVNNGEKTIIIEKIASLQLDLPYANLDMTTLDGAWGKERQITKRTAQIGLTQIDSKCGISSNIHNPFVILSKQNTTDSVGDGYGFNLIYSGNHKETCEVTIHNKTRFMTGISDFGFSWTLQSKASFVTPEATMVFSDLGTNGISQQYHTFVNEHIVRGVWKNKLRPILVNNWEATYFNFTQKKLLDLAQKASSLGIELFVLDDGWFGKRTDDTKALGDWYVNKSRFPDGLSGICDKINKLGLDFGIWVEPEMVNPDSDLFRSHPDWAVTNPDYDYSLSRNQLLLDYTNKDVRDYIVTRLTDIFSSANISYVKWDFNRPMSDFYSPTLTNQGEFFHKYTLGLYDVLSRLTKKFDKILFESCASGGNRVDLGMLCYMPQYWCSDNTDSCDRTKIQEGTLLAYPASTLGAHVSACPNHQTLRMSTIDNRFNVASMGLLGYELDLNKLSNNDLKSVKEQISYYKKYRQTLQYGKQYKLSSIFTSNLSSFIRVSPDKQTAIVGMFYGQAITSPPSDILKLDGLEDATKYVVTTKKQSFEAKQFGDLINIALPHLANNPIFKMVIEHGYSLETECEKYTSYGDLLCNAGIKLYQAFSSSGWNETVRILTDYGGRLYSVEAVKDKQK, encoded by the coding sequence ATGCAATATTTTAAATTAGATACCCTAAATACAAGCTACATCTTTGAGGTAATGGACAGCGGACACCTTCAACAGCTTTACTATGGCAAAAAAATAGCCAACCCTTGCGAGATTACTCCGCTTGAAGAAAAACTTGGCACAAGTCTAGGCACAACGGTTGCGTATAGCGCAAAATTTCCTACGCTTAACTTAAATAACTTGTCGCAAGAAATATCTACTTCCGGAAAGGGCGACTACCGAGAGCCTTTTATACTTGTAAAAAACAGTAACGGCAGTTTGGTTTCTAATTTTTTATTTAGTAGAGCCGAACATATTTCTAATTTTGAGCTTGACGAACTTCCCAGTAGCTACGCAAAAACCGATACGCTAGCTATTACGCTTACCGACAAAGGGGCTAATCTAGATTTAATACTTTATTATTCGACTTTTGCCGATTGCGACATAATAACTAGGTCGGCAAAACTTGTAAATAACGGCGAAAAAACAATTATAATTGAAAAAATAGCAAGCTTACAGCTTGATTTACCTTACGCTAACTTAGATATGACTACTTTGGACGGCGCTTGGGGCAAAGAACGACAAATTACTAAACGAACGGCTCAAATAGGCTTAACTCAAATAGATTCAAAATGCGGTATATCTTCAAATATTCACAACCCTTTTGTAATATTGTCTAAGCAAAATACAACAGATAGCGTTGGCGATGGCTACGGCTTTAACTTAATTTATTCGGGAAATCACAAAGAAACTTGCGAAGTCACTATCCACAACAAAACTAGATTTATGACTGGTATAAGCGACTTTGGTTTTAGCTGGACATTGCAAAGTAAAGCTAGCTTTGTTACTCCCGAAGCTACAATGGTGTTTAGCGACTTAGGTACAAACGGCATTAGCCAACAATACCACACTTTTGTAAACGAGCATATCGTAAGAGGCGTTTGGAAAAACAAACTTCGCCCTATTCTAGTTAATAACTGGGAGGCAACCTACTTCAACTTTACTCAAAAGAAGCTTCTTGACCTTGCGCAAAAGGCTAGCAGTCTAGGAATAGAGTTGTTTGTGCTTGACGACGGTTGGTTTGGCAAACGCACCGACGACACAAAAGCGCTAGGCGACTGGTATGTCAACAAATCTCGTTTTCCTGACGGGCTTAGCGGAATATGCGACAAAATTAACAAACTTGGACTTGACTTTGGCATTTGGGTAGAACCCGAAATGGTTAATCCCGACAGCGACTTATTTAGAAGTCACCCCGATTGGGCGGTTACCAACCCCGACTACGACTACTCTTTGAGCCGTAATCAGCTACTGCTTGACTACACAAACAAAGACGTAAGAGATTACATTGTAACAAGACTTACCGACATATTTAGTTCGGCAAATATTAGCTATGTCAAATGGGACTTCAACCGTCCTATGAGCGACTTCTATTCCCCTACGCTAACAAATCAAGGCGAATTTTTCCATAAATATACGCTTGGACTATATGACGTTCTTAGTCGCTTAACCAAAAAATTTGATAAAATTTTATTTGAAAGTTGCGCTTCGGGTGGTAATCGAGTCGACTTAGGAATGTTATGCTATATGCCTCAATATTGGTGTAGCGACAATACCGACAGTTGCGACAGAACAAAAATACAAGAAGGAACGTTGCTTGCTTACCCTGCTTCTACGCTTGGAGCGCACGTTTCGGCTTGTCCTAACCATCAAACGCTAAGAATGTCAACCATTGACAACCGCTTTAATGTAGCAAGTATGGGACTGCTCGGCTACGAATTAGATTTAAATAAATTGAGCAATAACGACTTAAAGAGCGTAAAAGAACAAATATCTTATTACAAAAAATATCGTCAAACCCTTCAATACGGCAAACAGTACAAATTAAGTAGCATTTTTACAAGCAATCTTAGTAGCTTTATTAGAGTTAGCCCCGACAAACAAACGGCAATAGTTGGAATGTTTTACGGGCAAGCCATAACTTCGCCCCCTAGCGATATTCTCAAACTTGACGGTCTTGAAGACGCTACAAAATATGTCGTAACTACCAAAAAACAAAGTTTTGAGGCTAAACAATTTGGCGATTTAATAAATATAGCCCTACCTCACCTTGCAAATAACCCTATATTTAAGATGGTTATCGAACACGGTTACAGCCTAGAAACCGAATGCGAGAAATATACTTCTTACGGCGACTTGCTTTGTAACGCAGGCATTAAGCTATATCAAGCGTTTAGCAGTTCGGGTTGGAACGAGACGGTAAGAATTTTAACCGACTATGGCGGGCGTCTTTACTCTGTCGAAGCGGTTAAAGATAAACAAAAATAA
- the rimI gene encoding ribosomal protein S18-alanine N-acetyltransferase: MIRQLTNKEQLDNLIKLEENNFGQERWNRQMLLSMFANPCNDIYGVFLGEILIGYACLNVSIDFCNIDNIVVDKPYVCRGYGSQLLELLIKKARDYNTQAIFLEVNTQNLNALKLYGKYGFEVISTRKNFYSKPLFDSKDAYVMVKKL, translated from the coding sequence ATGATACGACAATTAACCAATAAAGAACAACTTGACAACTTGATAAAGCTTGAAGAAAATAACTTCGGGCAAGAACGATGGAACAGACAAATGTTACTGTCTATGTTTGCAAACCCTTGTAACGATATCTATGGCGTGTTTTTGGGCGAAATTCTTATAGGTTACGCTTGTCTAAATGTGTCTATTGACTTCTGTAATATTGACAATATCGTCGTAGACAAACCTTATGTTTGTCGAGGTTACGGTTCGCAACTACTTGAACTACTTATAAAAAAAGCAAGAGATTATAACACGCAGGCAATATTTCTTGAAGTAAACACTCAAAATTTAAACGCCTTAAAGTTATATGGCAAGTACGGTTTCGAAGTGATTTCTACAAGAAAAAACTTTTATAGCAAACCACTTTTTGATAGCAAAGACGCTTATGTTATGGTCAAAAAGTTATAA
- a CDS encoding glycogen synthase, with the protein MNKNFTKKILFVVSECRPFVASGGLADVTGSLPSQLIKQGLTVDVVMPLYQSIKRKFGKDLVKIETKDVYLDYRKQQTNLYSIDCSGVKYYFIDYDYYYDRPNLYGYDDDIERFTFFCTAVISFFQDKYDIFHCHDWQTALIPTLLKMTKPTKRTILTIHNIDYQGKFAVGQLQDLTGLSSNFLGIFEWQGSCNLLKSGIVMCDKLTTVSPSYADEIQLSYYSAGLCDIIMQNRYKLVGILNGIDTLNYSSSLDTNLVANFDASTLANKKLCKHQLQQTLGLPQNDLPLFCMVTRLATHKGLDLVKSVIPYFLQKNIQFAILGTGEKEYEEFFASLSKTNDNCACVIDFNNVLAKLIYGGADYLIMPSLSEPCGLSQMIACRYATLPIVRRVGGLGDSIINNKQGIVFDDYDTTSLSLAWQKGIDIYLTPIFDEMRRYALATDFSWEISSQEYIKLYKSI; encoded by the coding sequence ATGAACAAAAACTTTACTAAAAAGATTCTTTTTGTCGTATCCGAGTGTCGTCCTTTTGTGGCTTCGGGCGGTTTAGCCGACGTTACGGGAAGTTTGCCAAGTCAATTAATAAAACAAGGCTTGACCGTAGACGTGGTTATGCCACTCTATCAATCAATTAAACGCAAATTTGGCAAAGACTTAGTCAAAATTGAAACTAAGGACGTTTATCTTGATTATCGCAAACAACAAACCAACCTTTATTCTATTGATTGTTCGGGCGTAAAATACTATTTTATTGATTACGATTATTACTACGACCGCCCCAATCTTTACGGCTATGATGACGATATAGAAAGGTTTACTTTCTTTTGTACCGCCGTTATATCTTTTTTCCAAGATAAATACGATATATTTCATTGTCACGACTGGCAAACGGCGCTTATACCTACTTTGTTAAAGATGACAAAACCAACTAAGCGCACAATTCTTACTATACATAATATTGATTATCAAGGCAAATTTGCCGTTGGACAGCTACAAGACTTAACCGGACTATCAAGCAACTTTTTGGGAATATTTGAGTGGCAGGGTAGTTGCAATTTGCTCAAAAGCGGAATTGTAATGTGCGATAAATTGACCACTGTTTCGCCTAGCTATGCCGACGAAATTCAACTTTCCTATTATTCGGCGGGGTTATGCGATATTATAATGCAGAATAGGTATAAATTAGTTGGCATCTTAAACGGTATTGACACCTTAAACTATTCTTCTAGCCTTGATACTAATCTTGTCGCAAATTTTGACGCTTCAACGCTTGCTAACAAAAAACTCTGCAAACATCAATTACAACAAACCTTAGGCTTGCCTCAAAACGACCTTCCTTTATTTTGTATGGTAACTAGACTTGCTACGCATAAAGGGCTGGACTTAGTCAAAAGCGTTATTCCATATTTTTTACAAAAAAATATACAATTTGCAATTTTAGGAACAGGAGAAAAAGAATACGAAGAATTTTTCGCCTCTCTTTCAAAAACTAATGATAACTGCGCCTGCGTAATAGACTTTAACAATGTTTTGGCAAAACTTATCTATGGCGGAGCAGATTATTTAATTATGCCTAGTTTAAGCGAGCCTTGCGGATTATCTCAAATGATAGCTTGTCGCTATGCAACGCTACCTATTGTAAGACGAGTAGGGGGATTAGGCGACAGCATAATCAACAACAAACAAGGCATAGTTTTTGACGACTACGACACAACAAGTCTTAGCTTAGCTTGGCAAAAAGGAATTGATATTTATTTAACGCCTATCTTCGACGAAATGCGTCGTTATGCCCTCGCTACCGATTTTAGCTGGGAAATTTCTTCGCAGGAATATATTAAATTGTACAAGTCAATTTAA
- a CDS encoding alpha/beta hydrolase codes for MLEFTQENGEFAILFLHGWGSDGSIFKGQIDFLKHKYFTLSPDLAGFGKTQIPKEPLSILDYANQIYDYLTAQNVKKVIVVGHSFGGRIAIVLGAKYPKIIKGIVLVDSAGLIQKSLKTRLKILRYKWCKCLVKLRLVDKNKLKKFQSGDYKACDGVMRAIFVKAVNTSLAKYARRVKASTLLIWGEHDQETKLAMGKKFNKLIKNSRLVTLPCGHFPFLECPTLFNGILNAYLEG; via the coding sequence ATGTTAGAATTTACACAAGAGAATGGCGAATTTGCCATTCTCTTTTTGCACGGCTGGGGAAGCGACGGTTCGATATTTAAAGGACAAATTGACTTTTTAAAACATAAATATTTTACCCTTTCTCCCGACCTTGCAGGCTTTGGCAAAACGCAAATTCCCAAAGAACCATTGAGTATACTAGACTACGCAAACCAAATTTACGACTATTTGACAGCGCAAAATGTAAAGAAAGTTATAGTTGTCGGTCACAGTTTTGGCGGAAGAATTGCCATAGTTCTAGGCGCTAAGTACCCAAAAATAATTAAGGGAATTGTCCTTGTGGATAGCGCAGGACTTATACAAAAATCGCTAAAAACACGGCTTAAAATTTTACGGTACAAGTGGTGTAAATGCTTGGTAAAACTAAGGCTTGTCGACAAAAATAAGCTAAAAAAATTTCAAAGTGGCGATTACAAGGCGTGTGACGGCGTTATGCGGGCGATATTTGTCAAAGCGGTAAATACCTCGCTAGCAAAGTACGCCCGTAGGGTTAAGGCTTCAACCCTGTTAATTTGGGGCGAACACGACCAAGAAACCAAACTTGCTATGGGCAAAAAATTTAATAAACTTATAAAAAATAGTCGCCTAGTAACCTTGCCTTGCGGACATTTTCCATTTTTAGAGTGTCCAACGTTATTTAACGGCATTTTAAACGCCTACCTAGAAGGCTAA
- the tsaE gene encoding tRNA (adenosine(37)-N6)-threonylcarbamoyltransferase complex ATPase subunit type 1 TsaE, translating into MKYISTSVKQTISIAKQYAKTLCKGDTVVLQGELGAGKTHFCKGLASGLGVKETITSPTFAIHNRYVGKILLNHFDFYRLDQEEAQNMGLEEIIDEANSVSVIEWADNAPSLIPQTHKTVKITIVDQTTREIEL; encoded by the coding sequence ATGAAATATATTAGTACAAGCGTAAAACAAACTATATCTATTGCAAAACAATATGCAAAAACTCTTTGCAAGGGCGATACCGTAGTGCTTCAAGGCGAACTTGGCGCAGGTAAAACGCATTTTTGTAAGGGTCTTGCTAGCGGACTAGGCGTAAAAGAAACAATAACTAGCCCGACTTTTGCAATTCATAATCGCTACGTAGGTAAAATTTTGCTAAATCACTTCGACTTTTACCGCCTTGACCAAGAAGAAGCGCAAAATATGGGACTAGAAGAAATAATCGACGAGGCAAATAGCGTTAGCGTAATCGAGTGGGCGGACAACGCCCCTAGCTTAATACCCCAGACGCATAAGACGGTAAAAATTACAATAGTCGACCAAACAACAAGAGAGATTGAACTATGA
- the murF gene encoding UDP-N-acetylmuramoyl-tripeptide--D-alanyl-D-alanine ligase translates to MSFLLIFLFDKYQEYLILAFSLIMLALSFKIKFKTNIKYTKRLIRLICSYCVVCVILLVTLEICLKQVLLAFIITYIFLPLLLASANLINLPIEKHINNYYIKKAKTKICSSKAISIAIVGSYGKTSVKNILYKMLSQKYNCVVTPSSYNTPLGIAKFVNTTSLDCDYCIYEMGAKRLGDISYLCQMVKPKFAIITGIDTCHLETFKSIENIIKAKGEVLDYLEQNDLCIINSDCNNCKEYLALGKCQKFTAGEKGELSINNISCSYLGSNFTIKYQEISLPCQTKLLGKHNLTNIALSSMLALKLGVNTQDIAKTCLDLTPTLHRLSLTKVGNITVIDDSYNANLSGVEALCQTLDLFDGKKMAISQGIVEVGSASYDINFKVGQKMSLSVDLLVVIGKNSQAISQGYATGNKVAIKAKNLQDAVKICQAHYSTHSTLVFQNDLPDNL, encoded by the coding sequence TTGTCATTTTTGCTTATATTTCTATTTGACAAATATCAAGAATACTTAATACTTGCCTTCTCTTTAATTATGCTAGCCTTGTCATTTAAGATTAAATTTAAGACAAATATCAAGTACACAAAACGCTTGATTAGACTGATTTGTTCCTACTGTGTTGTCTGCGTTATCCTTTTAGTCACGCTAGAAATATGTTTAAAACAAGTCTTACTCGCTTTCATTATAACTTATATTTTTCTTCCGCTACTGCTTGCTAGCGCAAACTTAATTAATTTACCGATAGAAAAACATATTAATAATTACTACATAAAAAAAGCTAAAACAAAAATTTGCTCGTCAAAAGCAATATCAATAGCTATTGTGGGTAGCTATGGTAAAACAAGCGTAAAAAACATTTTATATAAAATGCTTAGTCAAAAATATAATTGCGTAGTTACCCCATCAAGTTACAATACGCCCTTAGGCATTGCAAAATTCGTCAACACTACTAGCCTTGACTGCGACTATTGTATCTATGAAATGGGCGCAAAAAGGCTAGGCGACATAAGTTACTTATGTCAAATGGTCAAACCTAAATTTGCAATTATTACGGGAATTGACACTTGTCACCTAGAAACTTTTAAGTCTATTGAAAATATTATAAAAGCCAAAGGCGAAGTTTTAGATTATTTAGAACAAAATGACTTGTGTATAATTAACAGCGATTGCAATAACTGCAAAGAATATCTCGCATTAGGCAAATGTCAAAAGTTTACCGCAGGCGAAAAAGGCGAACTATCTATAAACAACATAAGTTGTAGTTATTTAGGTAGCAATTTTACCATAAAATATCAAGAAATATCTTTGCCTTGCCAAACAAAACTGCTAGGAAAACACAACTTGACCAATATAGCTTTGTCTAGTATGCTTGCCCTTAAATTAGGCGTAAACACGCAAGACATCGCAAAAACTTGCCTTGACCTTACCCCTACCCTACACAGACTAAGTCTAACAAAAGTGGGAAATATCACCGTAATCGACGATAGCTATAACGCAAATTTAAGCGGAGTTGAAGCTTTGTGCCAAACCTTAGATTTATTTGACGGCAAAAAAATGGCAATCAGTCAAGGCATAGTCGAAGTGGGTTCGGCAAGCTATGATATAAATTTTAAAGTCGGGCAAAAAATGTCTTTAAGCGTAGATTTATTAGTAGTTATCGGTAAAAATTCCCAAGCAATTAGTCAAGGTTACGCTACTGGAAACAAAGTCGCTATAAAAGCTAAAAATTTACAAGACGCCGTAAAAATTTGTCAAGCGCATTACTCGACCCACTCTACGCTAGTCTTTCAAAATGACTTGCCGGATAACTTATAA
- a CDS encoding metallophosphoesterase family protein has product MTKIGIFSDTHGNLFALETMYNYFIDNGCEEIIHCGDMITMGAQSKECLDFFFSHPITMVRGNHDMDYVLNRVSRRGESQVSQEHKEFIFASLGETYKERIRQLPLVVYREFYKVKFAFMHYALSRDKQFTFTPIYQQPTIEIFDDIFSGIDADCIFYGHKHEPCDMQGVKRYIDVGSVGCRKESDVSGIILTVCPSGYKVERIYLPYPRQKVLQTMLDRNIPDSLHIFDYYFKEAENK; this is encoded by the coding sequence ATGACAAAGATAGGTATTTTTTCGGACACGCACGGCAACTTATTCGCTCTTGAAACAATGTATAATTACTTTATAGATAACGGTTGCGAGGAGATTATTCACTGTGGCGATATGATTACAATGGGGGCGCAATCAAAAGAGTGTTTAGACTTCTTTTTTTCTCACCCAATCACTATGGTTAGGGGCAACCACGATATGGACTATGTGTTAAACAGAGTTTCTCGCAGGGGCGAGTCGCAAGTTAGTCAAGAACATAAGGAATTTATTTTTGCTTCGCTAGGCGAAACCTATAAAGAGAGAATTCGTCAACTGCCTTTGGTTGTGTATAGAGAGTTTTACAAGGTAAAATTTGCTTTTATGCACTACGCTCTTTCTCGTGACAAACAATTTACGTTTACGCCGATTTATCAACAACCAACGATTGAAATTTTTGACGACATTTTTTCGGGTATTGACGCCGATTGCATATTTTATGGTCACAAACACGAGCCTTGCGATATGCAAGGTGTTAAACGTTATATTGACGTAGGTAGCGTAGGTTGTCGCAAAGAAAGCGACGTTAGCGGAATTATTCTTACCGTTTGTCCTAGCGGTTACAAGGTAGAAAGAATATATTTGCCTTATCCTCGTCAAAAAGTCTTGCAAACTATGCTTGATAGAAATATTCCCGATAGTTTGCATATCTTTGACTATTATTTTAAAGAAGCCGAAAATAAATAA